In the Acidobacteriota bacterium genome, GAGACGATCTCGCCCAGCTCGGCCATGAGGGCCTCGTCCACCGCGAGGCGGCCCGCCGTATCCAGGATCAGCCGGTGCATCCCGCGTTTCCGGGCCTCCTCGAGGGCCTTCCGGCAGATGGCCACGGGGCCGTCCCCGGGCTCCGGTTGGTAGACCGGCGCCCCCACGGAGCGGCCCACCGTCTCCAGTTGCTGGCGGGCCGCGGGGCGGTACACGTCGGCGGGCACGAGGAGGGCCGGGTGGCCGTCGTTCAGGAAGTGGAGGGCCAGCTTTCCGGCTGTCGTCGTCTTGCCCGAGCCCTGGAGACCCACGAGCATGACCACGCCGGGAGGCAGGGGAGAGAAGTGAAGCCGGGAATCTCCCTCTCCCAGGACCCGGACCATCTCCTCGTTCAGGATCTTGATGAAGTGCTGGTCGGGCGAGAGGCTCGCGAGGACCTCCTCGCCGAGCGCCTTGGCCTTCACCCCTTCCAGGAAATCGCGCACCACGGACACGTGGACGTCGGCCTCGAGAAGGGCCAGCCGGACGGACCGCAGGCTCTCC is a window encoding:
- a CDS encoding signal recognition particle receptor subunit alpha encodes the protein MFERLSERIQGAVKSLRGQGRITESNIQESLRSVRLALLEADVHVSVVRDFLEGVKAKALGEEVLASLSPDQHFIKILNEEMVRVLGEGDSRLHFSPLPPGVVMLVGLQGSGKTTTAGKLALHFLNDGHPALLVPADVYRPAARQQLETVGRSVGAPVYQPEPGDGPVAICRKALEEARKRGMHRLILDTAGRLAVDEALMAELGEIVS